The Streptomyces sp. NBC_00569 genomic sequence GGTGACCCGGGCCCCACCACATGCCGAGAACTAGTCCGTCAGGTTCACGGAGCGCGCCGACGTCGCGCCGATCTCGTCACCCAGCTCGCCGAGCACCCCGGCGGGCACCGTGTCGTCGACGGTCAGGACGGCGAGCGCCTCGCCGCCCAGGCCCGCGCGGGCGACCTGCATGCCGGCGATGTTGATGCCCGCCTCGCCGAGCACACGGCCCACGGTGCCGACGACACCGGGACGGTCCTCGTAGCGCAGGACGACCATGTGGTCGGCCAGGGCGAGGTCCACGTCGTACTCGCCGACGGCGACGATCTTCTGGAGGTGCTTGGGGCCGGCGAGCGTGCCGGAGACCGAGATCTCCTCGCCGCCGGTCAGCGTGCCGCGCACGGTGACGACGTTCCGGTGGTCCGGGGACTCGGAGCTCGTGGTGAGGCGGACCTCGACGCCGCGCTCCTGCGCGAACAGCGGAGCGTTCACGTACGACACCGTCTCGTCGACGACGTCCTCGAACACGCCCTTCAGAGCGGAGAGTTCGAGCACCTTCACGTCGTGCTGAGTGATCTCGCCGTAGACCTCGACGTCGAGGCGCGCCGCGACCTCGCCCGCGAGCGCGGTGAAGATCCGGCCGAGCTTCTCGGCGAGCGGCAGGCCCGGCTTGACGTCCTCGGCGATGACGCCGCCCTGGACGTTCACCGCGTCCGGCACGAGCTCACCGGCGAGCGCGAGCCGCACGGAGCGGGCGACGGCGATACCGGCCTTCTCCTGCGCCTCGTCCGTGGAGGCACCGAGGTGCGGGGTCGCCACGACCTGGTCGAACTCGAACAGCGGGGAGTCCGTGCAGGGCTCCTTGGCGTACACGTCGAGGCCGGCGCCGGCGACGCGGCCCTCCTTGAGCGCCGAGTACAGCGCCGCCTCGTCGACGATCCCGCCACGCGCGGCGTTGACGATGCGGACGGTCGGCTTGACCTTGCGCAGCGCGTCGTCGCCGATGAGGCCGACCGTCTCGGGGGTCTTGGGGAGGTGCACGGTGATGAAGTCGGAGACCTCGAGCAGCTCGTCGAGCGTGAGGACCTTGACGCCCATCTGGGCGGCGCGCGCGGGCTGCACGTACGGGTCGTACGCGACGACCTTCATGCCGAAGGCCGACATGCGCTGCGCGACGAGCGCGCCGATACGGCCGAGGCCGACGACGCCGAGGGTCTTCTCGGCCAGCTCGACGCCCGTGTACTTGGAGCGCTTCCACTCGCCGGCCTTGAGGGCCTGGCTGCCCTGCGGGATGTTGCGCGCGGTGGCGATGAGCAGGCCGCAGGCGAGCTCGGCGGCGGTCACGATGTTGGAGGTCGGGGCGTTGACGACCATCACGCCGGCCTTGGTGGCGGCGGAGACGTCGACGTTGTCGAGGCCGACGCCGGCTCGTGCGACGACCTTCAGCTTCTTCGCGGCGGCGATCGCCTCGGCGTCGACCTTGGTGGCCGAACGGATCAGGATCGCGTCGACGTCGGCGATGGCCGGGAGCAGCTCGGCCCGGTCGGCGCCGTTGCACTGGCGGATATCGAAGTCGGGGCCAAGAGCGTCGACGGTCGCGGGAGACAGCTCTTCCGCGATGAGTACGACAGGTTTGCCGGTTGCAGCAGTGCTCACGTGAGTCCTCACAAGTCCCATTGCGGACGGCCGTCCCGACGGCCGCATGCGGTGGAGGGGTGTCAGCGGCGCCGGGGAGGTGCGGGCGCGTTCCCGCGTCGTTCGGTGCGTGCTCTCGGTGTGCCGGACGAAGGCTCTCGTAGACGGGGCTACTTGTGCCTTTGGCCGGTCCGGCGAGAGTGCGTGCCGGGCGGCGTGGGGACGTACTTGCACTTCTACGGTGTCGCTGTGCCGCGTGGTAGACGCACGACGCTGTGGGCCCGACGCGAATGTGTTCTGCAGTCTAGTGGCGCTTCGGAGGTGGTCTTGCGCCTCCGTGGAAGGATCACTCGTCCGTGGCTGGACGGGGTGGACAACCACGTTGACGCGAGTGCGCCACGGGCCGTCCACCTCGACGAGGGGGCCGGGGCATTCGCCCCGGCCCCCTCGTCGTAAGGCTTACGCCTCGTCGTTGTCCACCCAGCTCATGAGCTTGCGGAGCTCCTTGCCGGTGGTCTCCAGGAGGTGGTTCTCGTCCTGGGTCTTGTACTCGTTGTACTTCTTCAGGCCCGAGTGGTACTCGTCCATCCAGTTCTTGGCGAACGTGCCGTCCTGGATCTCGGCGAGGACCTTCTTCATCTCGGCCTTGGTGGCGTCCGTGATGATGCGCGGGCCGGTGACGTAGTCGCCCCACTCGGCGGTCTCGGAGATCGACCAGCGCATCTTCTCCAGGCCGCCCTCGTACATGAGGTCGACGATGAGCTTCAGCTCGTGGAGGCACTCGAAGTACGCGATCTCCGGCTGGTAGCCGGCCTCGGTCAGCGTCTCGAAGCCCGCCTTGACCAGCGCGGCGGTGCCACCGCACAGGACGGCCTGCTCACCGAACAGGTCGGTCTCGGTCTCCTCGGTGAAGGTCGTCTTGATGACGCCGGCGCGGGTGCCGCCGATGCCCTTCGCGTAGGAGAGGGCCAGCTCGAAGCCCTTGCCCGTGGCGTCCTGCTCGACGGCCGCGATGCACGGAACGCCGCGGCCCTCTTCGTACTGGCGGCGCACCAGGTGACCCGGGCCCTTGGGCGCGACCATCGCCACGTCCACGTTGGCCGGGGGCTTGATGAAGCCGTAGCGGATGTTGAGGCCGTGGCCGAAGAACAGCGCGTCGCCGTCCTTCAGGTTGTCCTTGATGGACTCCTCGTAGACCTGGGCCTGGATCGGGTCCGGGACCAGGATCATGATGACGTCGGCCTCGGTGGCGGCCTCCGACGGCGTCACCACGCGCAGGCCCTGCTCCTCGGCCTTGGCCTTGGACTTGGAGCCCTCGTGCAGACCGACGCGGACGTCGACACCGGAGTCACGGAGCGACAGCGCGTGGGCGTGGCCCTGGCTGCCGTAACCGATCACCGCGACCTTGCGGCCCTGGATGATGGACAGGTCGGCATCGTCGTCGTAGAACAGCTCGGCCACTGGATTTTCTCCTTGGTGTGCAGGTGTTGCGTCCCACCGTACGGCGGGATTGCGGAGGGAAGTTTTCGGGTCTCGGTATACGAGAGGGCGCTCGAAAGCACCTGGGGGCTCAGGCCGTGCGGTCGAGCGCCCGCAGGCTCCGGTCGGTGATGGAGCGCGAGCCGCGGCCGACCGCGATGGTGCCCGACTGGACGAGCTCCTTGATGCCGAAGGGTTCCAGCATCTTGAGCATCGCCTCCAGCTTGTCGCTGGAGCCGGTGGCCTCGATGGTGACGGCCTCCGGGGAGACGTCCACGGTCTTGGCGCGGAACAGCTGGACGATCTCGACGATCTGCGAGCGTGTCTCGTTGTCGGCGCGGACCTTGGCGAGGACGAGCTCACGCTGGACGGCGTGGCCCTGCTCCAGTTCGACGATCTTCAGGACGTTGACCAGCTTGTTGAGCTGCTTCGTGACCTGTTCGAGCGGCAGGTCCTCGACATTCACCACGATGGTGATGCGGGAGATGTCGGGGTGCTCGGTGACGCCGACCGCCAGGGAGTCGATGTTGAACCCTCGGCGGGAGAACAGCGCGGTGATCCGGGCGAGGACACCTGGCTTGTTCTCGACCAGGACGGAGAGCGTGTGCTTGGACATGGCTCTTGGTCTCTCTTTCGCTCTCGGTCTCAGTCGTCTTCGTTGTCGCCGAAGTCGGGGCGGACCCCGCGGGCGGCCATGACTTCGTCGTTGGAGGTGCCGGCGGCGACCATCGGCCACACCATGGCGTCCTCGTGGACGATGAAGTCGACGACGACGGGGCGGTCGTTGATGGAGTTGGCCTCTTCGATGACCTTGTCCAGGTCCTCGGGGCGCTCACACCGGATGGCGTAGCAGCCCATGGCCTCCGACAGCTTGACGAAGTCGGGGACGCGGGTGCCCTTGTTGGCCTGGACGTCGTCCGGGCCGCTGTGGAGCACCGTGTTGGAGTAGCGCTGGTTGTAGAACAGCGTCTGCCACTGGCGGACCATGCCGAGGGCGCCGTTGTTGATGATGGCGACCTTGATCGGGATGTTGTTGAGCGCGCAGGTGGTCAGTTCCTGATTGGTCATCTGGAAGCAGCCGTCGCCGTCGATCGCCCAGACGGCGCGGTCCGGCATGCCGGCCTTCGCACCCATCGCGGCGGGCACCGAATAGCCCATCGTTCCGGCACCGCCGGAGTTGAGCCAGGTGGCGGGCTTCTCGTACTGGATGAAGTGCGCGGCCCACATCTGGTGCTGGCCGACGCCCGCGGCGAAGATCGTGCCCTCGGGCGCGAGCCGGCCGATCCGCTCGATGACGTTCTGCGGCGAGAGCGAGCCGTCCTCGGGCTGGTCGTAGCCCAGCGGGTAGGTGTCGCGCCAGCGGCTGAGGTCCTTCCACCAGGCGCTGTAGTCGCCCTTGTGGCCCTCGCTGTGCTCCTTCTGCACGGCCTGGACCAGGTCGGCGATGACCTCGCGGGCGTCACCGACGATCGGCACGTCGGCGACACGGTTCTTGCCGATCTCGGCCGGGTCGATGTCGGCGTGGACGATCTTCGCGAACGGGGCGAAGCTGTCCAGCTTGCCGGTGACGCGGTCGTCGAAGCGGGCTCCGAGGGCGACGATCAGGTCGGCCTTCTGCAGCGCGGTGACGGCGGTGACCGCACCGTGCATGCCCGGCATTCCCACGTGCAGCGGGTGGCTGTCGGGGAATGCGCCGAGCGCCATCAGGGTGGTGGTGACGGGCGCTCCGGTGAGTTCCGCGAGGACCTTCAGCTCGGCCGTGGCGTGCGCCTTGAGCACACCGCCGCCGACGTAGAGGACCGGCCGCTTCGCGGCGGTGATCAGCTTCGCGGCCTCGCGGATCTGCTTGGCGTGCGGCTTGGTCACCGGGCGGTAGCCGGGCAGGTCCTGCGTCTGCGGCCAGGAGAAGGTCGTCTGCGCCTGCAGGATGTCCTTCGGGATGTCGACGAGGACCGGGCCGGGGCGACCGGTCGAGGCGATGTGGAACGCCTCCGCGATCGCCTTCGGGATGTCCTCGGCCTTGGTGACGAGGAAGCTGTGCTTGGTGATCGGCATCGTGATGCCGACGATGTCCGCCTCCTGGAAGGCGTCCGTGCCGATCGCGTTGGACACGACCTGACCGGTGATCGCGACCAGCGGCACCGAGTCCATGTACGCGTCGGCGATCGGCGTCACCAGGTTCGTGGCACCCGGACCCGAAGTCGCCATGCACACACCGACCTTGCCGGTGGCCTGCGCGTAACCCGTGGCCGCGTGACCCGCACCCTGCTCATGCCGGACGAGGACGTGACGGACCTTCTCGGAGTCCATCATCGGGTCGTACGCGGGAAGGATCGTGCCGCCGGGAATGCCGAATACGGTGTCGACCCCGACCTCCTCGAGCGAACGGATGAGGGACTTCGCCCCCGTGACGTGCTCGACGGGGGCGGACTGCTGTCCTCGGGGCCGCGGCTGCGGATGGTGGGCCCCGGTGGCCTGCTCGGTCATCGGCATTCTCTTCTCGATGCTGAGGGTTTTTGCGAGGTTTGTACGGTGTTCGGTTACTGGATTACACGCGCTTGTGCAACAAAAAACCCCTCGTGCCGTGAGGCAAGCGAGGGGAGCGCGCCGGGTGCGGTCGCTGGGATCCGGTGTTCCGACCGGTGGGTCCCAGCTTCAGCCGACGCGCTTTCCAAGTACGAGAATTCGGGTGCGCATGGCATTGACCCTCCCCCCGGCACACAGTGCGTGTCAAGTAGGTGGGACGGGAGTCTCATTATGTGAGCGGAGCAGGGCCGCCCGAACGGACGGTGCCGGTACGCCCGCGAACACCGGCTCGGCCGGACCGCTGGGCACCGGGTAGCCCCCCGAGGCCAGCGCGCGGCGCAACCGGTACTCGTCGAGCGGCCCGGAGAAGGCCATCCCCTGTCCATGTGTGCACCCCATGGCGCGCAGAGCGACGACCTGCTCGGGCAGGTCGACGCCGTCGGCCACGGAATTCAGGCCGAGGTCGCCGGCGATGCGCAGCAGACCACTGGTGATCTTGTGCAGGCGGGCGGATTCCACCACTCCTTCTACGAGACTGCGGTCGAGTTTCAGTACATCGACAGGGAGCCTGCGCAGCGCCGTGATCGCCGCGTATCCGCTGCCGAAGCCGTCCAGGGCGATCCGGACGCCGAGTCTGCGCAACACGGTGAGACGCCGCTCCAGCTCGTCCAGGGGGACCCTGGGGTCACTGTCGGCCAGTTCGATGACCAGCGCGCCGGAGGGGAGCCCGTGCCGGGTCAGGAGCGCCTCGATGGAGCCGAGGGGCAGCGACCGGTCGAGGAGTCTGCGGGCGCCGATCCGGACGGCCACGGGCACGGCATGCCCTCTGCGGCCGCGCTCGGCGGCCTGCTCGACGGCCTCCTCCAGCATCCACCGGCCGAGCTCGGCGGTACGCTCGCCGTCCTCGGCCGTACGCAGGAACTCGGCGGGCGTGAACAGGATGCCCTGAGTCGAGCGCCAGCGGGCCTGCGCGGCGACCGACGTGATCCGGCCCGAGTCGAGGGACACGACCGGCTGGTGCAGCAGGGCGAACTCGCCCTCGTGCAGGGCGGTGCGCAGCCGGGTGGCGAGCTCCGCCTTGCGCACGACGTCGGCCTGCATCTGGGGCGCGTACAGCTCCACCCGGCCCTTGCCGGCGGCCTTCGCCCGGTACATCGCCAGGTCCGCGTTCCGCAGCAACTCACCCGCGGACACGTCGGGTTCGGCGAAGGCGACACCGATGGAGGCGGCCACCCGGACATCGTTGCCGTCGATGGCGTACGGCTGCGAGAGCGTGACCCTGAGGCGGTCCGCGAGCTCGTAGATGTGCTGCTCACGCGCGGTGTCGTCGCGGCCGCCGTCGCCGACGATCAGCGCCGCGAACTCGTCGCCTCCCAGGCGGGCGGCGGTGTCCCCGGAGCGCACGGATGCGGCCAGGCGCCGGGCGGCCTGGACGAGGAGTTCGTCGCCCGCCTGGTGGCCGATGGTGTCGTTGACCTGCTTGAAGCCGTCGAGGTCGATGAAGAGGACGGCCGTGCCGCGGTCGGTGGCGCGGCGGCCTCCCAGCGCGAGGCCGACCCGCTTGGTGAACAGGGCGCGGTTGGGCAGGTCGGTGAGCGGGTCGTGTTCGGCGTTGTGCTGCAACTGTGCCTGCAGGCGCACCCGTTCGGTGACGTCCCGGCTGTTGAGGATGAGGCCGCCGTGGTGGCGGTTGACCGTCGACTCCACGTTCAGCCAGGTGCCGGTGCCGGAGCGGAAGCGGCACTCGATGCGGGTCGTCGGTTCCTCGATCTGGCTCGCCGCGAGGAAGCGGCGCACTTCGTGGACCACGCGCCCGAGGTCCTCGGGATGGATGATCGAGGCGAGCTCCGACCCGACGAGCTCCTCGGCGTCACGCCCGTAGACCCCGGCGGCGGCCGGGCTGACGTACCTGAGGACGCCGTTCGGAGCAGCGATCATGATGACGTCGCTGGAGCCCTGGACCAGGGAGCGGAAGTGGTTCTCCTTCTGCGCCAGCTCCTGGGTGAGGGTGATGTTGTCGAGGAGCATGATGCCCTGGCGCACGACGAGGGCCAGGACGACCGTGCAGGCCGTGAAGAGGACCACGCGGTCGATGCTCTGACCGTTCAGGACGTTGTACAGAATTCCCAACGTACAGACGGCGGCGGCCAGATAGGGCGTGAGCGCCGCGAGCGATCCGGAGATGGGGCGGGTGACCTGGTACCGCGCGAACGCGGGGCCTCCGTCGTGCTCCCCGCGCCGCGGCCCCACCCAGGGCGCGTACGCGAGCAGCAGCGACCCGGCGAACCAGCCGGCGTCGAGGATCTCCCCCGAGTGGTAACTCGCGTGCAGCAGGGGCGAGGTGAACAGGGCGTCGCACATGACGGTCAGGGCGAGCGCGCCGATCGCGGTGTTCACCGCCGTGCGGTTGCCGGGCGAGCGGCGGAAGTGCAACGCGAGCACCATGCTGACCAGCACGATGTCGAGGAGCGGGTACGCGAGGGAGAGCGCGGTGCGGGTGACGCTCTGCCCCTCGAACCGCGCGGTGTGCACGAGGGCGAGGCTCCAGGACAGCGTGATCAGCGAGCCGGCGATGAGCCAGGAGTCGAGCGCGAGACAGACCCAGCCGGCCTTGGTGAAGGGGCGCTTGGCGAGGACGAGCAGACCGACGATGGCGGGCGGCGCGAAGCACAGGAAGAAGAGGTCGGCGAGGCTCGGCGTCGGCACGGGGCGCTGGAGGACGACCTCGTACCAGCCCCACACCCCGTTCCCCAGGGACGCCATGGCGGAGGAGACCGAGAACAGGATCCAGGCCGGCCGAATGCGGCTGCGCCGACTGCGTGCGTACGCGAAGTTCGACACGGCGGCGACCGCGGCGGCGGCGCTGAGTCCGAAGTCGCCCATGAACAGGGCGAGTCGGTCGGATCCCCAGCCGAGCGCCGACCCCGTGGCGTACCCGCCGCACAGGAGGGCGAAGACGAGCTGCGAGGCGAGGCTGGACCCGCCGCCCTGGAACAGGCGGCGGGCGGTGATCACAGTTCCGGGGGCGCTCACAGGGTCGCTCCGGTCCGTGCCGCCCCCGTGTCCCGGTTTCCGTGTGCTGCCTGCTGGGGCCTTCTGCGTCCGCCGCTCCTGTGGCGTCCGCCCCTGCGGCTGCCGTGGCAGCTGGGCCGGCTTGTGCGGACCGGTGCGCGCGCGGGTCGTCGCCGGCGGCCCCGCCGCGTCGGATCGTTCGCCCATAGGCCGTGCATCGCCCGTCGCCCCCTCACAGTCCGGTTGTCCGCCCCCCGCGCCGAACTCTCCACGGCGCTACCCCAGTCGGGACGATACACCAGACTCGTCACTCAGGGACATAGTCTCTCTACTCTCCGTGACGACCAGCGAGGATGCGCGTACAGGGCGCATCCGGGCGGGTGCGGAGCGTGTGCGGGGGCGCGCTAGGCCGGGCCGGGAGGCGGTGGATGGGCCTCTCCGGAACCCGCCCTCAGTCCGTCGTCAGGACGACGTTCTCGAGCGGTTCTCCCGCCGCGAACCGGGTCAGCTGCGCGGCGAGCAGGCGCTTGGCCCGCGGCCAGAAGGCGGATGTGGAGCCGCCGACGTGCGGGCTGACGAGCACTCCCGGAGCGTGCCACAACGGGTGCCCCTGGGGCAGGGGTTCGGGATCGGTGACGTCGAGAGCGGCGGTGATCCGGCCGCTCTCCAGTTCGACCAGGAGCGCCTCGGTGTCGACGACGGGCCCGCGCGCGACGTTCACGAGGAGGGCGCCGTCCTTGAGTCGTGCCAGGAAGGCTGCGTTCGCGAGACCTCGCGTCGCCTCGTTGAGCGGCGTCGAAAGGATCACCACGTCCGCGTCGGGGAGCAGCGCCGGCAGTTCGGTGAGCGGGTGCACGGGGCCGCGTGCGGTCGTGCGGGCGGAGCGCGCGACGCGCACCACCCGCGCGCACTCGAAGGGAGCGAGCCGGTCCTCGATGGCGGAGCCGATCGACCCGTACCCGATGATCAGTACGTTCTTGTCGGCGAGCGCCGGATAGAAGCCGGAGCGCCACTCCTCGCCCTCCTGTCCCCGCACGAACCCGGGGATGCCCCTCAGGGACGCCAGGATCAGGGCGAGGGTGAGCTCGGCGGTGCTCGCCTCGTGCACGCCGCGCGCGTTGCACAGCTGCACGCCCGAGGGGAGCGACTTGAGGCCTCCCTGTACATGGTCGACGCCGGCGGAGAGCGTCTGCACGGCCCGTACGGACGTCATCTGCGCCATGGGGCGTACGCCGACATCCGCGCCCTTCATGTAGGGGACCACGTAGAAGGCGCAGTCGGCCGGGTCGGCGGGAAAGTCGGGGCCGCCGTCCCAGAAGCGGTAGTTGAGCCCCTCGGGAAGCCCGGGGACCTCGTCTGCACGGAACGGGAGCCAAACGTCGGCGGATACCTCAGCACTCATGGTCAGGAGGCTAATGGGAGGTGGGCTGTGCGCGGCGGGCCGGGTCCCAGAGGTTAGTTTGGGTGCCTCTCGAACACGCAGAGGGAGGCTACTTCCAGGTGGAGCGCAGGACGATCGGGGCGGCAGCGCTCGAGGTGGGCGCGATCGGGCTCGGGTGCATGCCGATGAGCTGGGCCTATACCGGCTCGCGGCAGCGGGGGGACGAGTCCGTACGCACTGTGCACGCCGCGCTGGACCGGGGGTCGACCCTGCTGGACACGGCGGACATGTACGGGCCGTTCACGAACGAGCTCCTGCTCGGACGGGTCCTGAAGGAGCGCCGGGGCGACGCCTTCGTGTCGACCAAGTGCGGGCTGCTCGTCGGGGAGCAGCACATCGTCGCCAACGGCCGGCCCGGGTATGTGAAGCGGGCCTGCGACGCGTCCCTGCGGCGGCTCCAGACCGACACGATCGATCTGTACCAGCTGCACCGGGCCGACCCCGAGGTGCCCGTCGAGGAGACGTGGGGCGCCATGGCGGAGCTGGTGGGCGCGGGAAAGGTGCGGGCGCTCGGGCTGTGCGCGGTGGGGGCACGGGCGACACGGCGGAGCAGGGCCGGGCTGCATGCGGGAACGATCCGGCAGCTGGAGCGGGTGCAGCAGGTGTTCCCGGTGAGCGCGGTGGAGGCCGAGCTCTCGGTGTGGTCGCCGGAGGCGCTGGAGACACTGCTGCCGTGGTGCGAGGCGCGGGGCGTGGGGTTCCTCGCGGCGATGCCGCTGGGCAACGGCTTCCTCACGGGCACGCTGACGCCGGGGCAGGGCTTCGAACCGGACGATCTGCGGGCCCGGCATCCCCGGTTCACCGCGGAGATGATGGCGGCCAACCAGCCGATCGTGGCGGGCCTGCGCCGGATCGCCGCGCGGCACGGGGAAGCGGTCACTCCCGCGCAGGTGGCGCTGGCGTGGGTGCTGAGCCGCGGGCGGCACGTGGTCCCGGTACCGGGTGCCAAGCGGGATCGGTGGGCGGCGGAGAACGCTGCGGCCGCGGAGCTGCGGCTCACGGACCGTGATCTGGCGGAGATCGGGGAGCTGCCGCGGGCTCGGGGGTCCTGGGACTGAGGGGGAGCTCTGGGGACGGGGCTCTGGGGCTGGGGGGAGAAGTTCTGGAGGCTGAGGGGGAGGACGGGCTTTGGCGGCTGGGGGAGCTTCGACGGCTGGGCCGTGAGAGTGGCGGGCGGGCTCGAGTTGCTCCGAACGCGTCGGGGTTGATCGGGAACCTGCGGGGTGGCTGCGGTGTATGAACAGTAGAACCGCAGCGCAGAAGAGCAGCCCCGTCCGCAGCGTCGAGAGGATCCGATCGTGCAACGTCCCGGTGTGCAGCCCGTGTTGGCCGTGTTGGCCTGCGCCTCGATCCTGTTCACGGCGGGGTGTTCCTCGGGTGGCGGCGGTCCGTCGGACAGCCGGCGCAGCGCCTCCCCCGGCTCGTCCGAACCAGGAACGTCCGCTTCCGGGAACTCGGGGGGCGACACCGGTCCGGTGAAGGGTTCGGTGAAGGTGGTGCGCACGGTCGCCGAGGGCCTGAATTCCCCCTGGGGTCTGGCTCCGCTGCCGGGCGGCGGCCTGCTGGTGTCCTCGCGGGACAAGGCGACGATCACGCGGGTCGACACGAAGACGGGCAAGAAGACCGAGGTCGGCACGGTGCCCGGGGTGGTCCCTGGCGGCGAGGGCGGACTGCTCGGCCTGGCCCTCTCCCCGTCGTTCGCCTCCGACCACTGGCTCTACGCGTACTTCACCGCGAAGTCGGACAACCGCATCGTGCGGATGCGGTACGACGCGAAGAAGCCGCCGGGTGACCAGCTGGGCGCGCCCGAGACGGTGTTCAAGGGCATCCCGAAGGGCACGAACCACAACGGCGGGCGCATCGCGTTCGGCCCGGACAAGCTGCTCTACGCGGGCACGGGCGAGACGTACGTGAAGAAGTACGCGCAGGACAAGAAGTCCCCGGGCGGCAAGATCCTCCGGATGACCCCGGACGGCAGACCGGCGCCCGGAAATCCCTTCGGCGACTCCGTGGTCTATACGTACGGTCACCGCAATGTGCAGGGGCTCGCCTGGGACAAGGACAAGCATCTGTGGGCCTCGGAGTTCGGCCAGGACACGTGGGACGAGCTCAACCTGATCGTGCCGGGTGACAACTACGGCTGGCCCGACGTGGAGGGCAAGAGCGGCAAGTCCGGCTTCCACGATCCGGTGGCCGTGTGGCACACGTCCGAGGCGTCACCGAGCGGCATCGCCTACGCGGAGGGCTCGATCTGGATGGCGGGCCTGAGAGGCGAGCGGCTGTGGCGGATCCCCCTGAAGGGGACGGGGGTGGCGGCCGAGCCCCAGGCCTTCCTCATCGACAAGGCGACCGAGGAGGGCACGTACGGAAGGTTGCGCACGGTGGTCGCCGCGGGCCGGAACAAGCTGTGGCTGACGACGAGCAACACGGACTCGAGAGGCACGCCCCGGAAGGGCGACGACCGGATCCTGGAGCTGGAGGTGTCCTGAAGGGCGGCCCCGGTCCCGGGCGGGAGCGGAACCAGGGCTCAGGTCTCGCCGTCGGAGGGGGCGGGGACGGCGAGGTCGT encodes the following:
- the serA gene encoding phosphoglycerate dehydrogenase, which translates into the protein MGLVRTHVSTAATGKPVVLIAEELSPATVDALGPDFDIRQCNGADRAELLPAIADVDAILIRSATKVDAEAIAAAKKLKVVARAGVGLDNVDVSAATKAGVMVVNAPTSNIVTAAELACGLLIATARNIPQGSQALKAGEWKRSKYTGVELAEKTLGVVGLGRIGALVAQRMSAFGMKVVAYDPYVQPARAAQMGVKVLTLDELLEVSDFITVHLPKTPETVGLIGDDALRKVKPTVRIVNAARGGIVDEAALYSALKEGRVAGAGLDVYAKEPCTDSPLFEFDQVVATPHLGASTDEAQEKAGIAVARSVRLALAGELVPDAVNVQGGVIAEDVKPGLPLAEKLGRIFTALAGEVAARLDVEVYGEITQHDVKVLELSALKGVFEDVVDETVSYVNAPLFAQERGVEVRLTTSSESPDHRNVVTVRGTLTGGEEISVSGTLAGPKHLQKIVAVGEYDVDLALADHMVVLRYEDRPGVVGTVGRVLGEAGINIAGMQVARAGLGGEALAVLTVDDTVPAGVLGELGDEIGATSARSVNLTD
- the ilvC gene encoding ketol-acid reductoisomerase, translating into MAELFYDDDADLSIIQGRKVAVIGYGSQGHAHALSLRDSGVDVRVGLHEGSKSKAKAEEQGLRVVTPSEAATEADVIMILVPDPIQAQVYEESIKDNLKDGDALFFGHGLNIRYGFIKPPANVDVAMVAPKGPGHLVRRQYEEGRGVPCIAAVEQDATGKGFELALSYAKGIGGTRAGVIKTTFTEETETDLFGEQAVLCGGTAALVKAGFETLTEAGYQPEIAYFECLHELKLIVDLMYEGGLEKMRWSISETAEWGDYVTGPRIITDATKAEMKKVLAEIQDGTFAKNWMDEYHSGLKKYNEYKTQDENHLLETTGKELRKLMSWVDNDEA
- the ilvN gene encoding acetolactate synthase small subunit, which translates into the protein MSKHTLSVLVENKPGVLARITALFSRRGFNIDSLAVGVTEHPDISRITIVVNVEDLPLEQVTKQLNKLVNVLKIVELEQGHAVQRELVLAKVRADNETRSQIVEIVQLFRAKTVDVSPEAVTIEATGSSDKLEAMLKMLEPFGIKELVQSGTIAVGRGSRSITDRSLRALDRTA
- a CDS encoding acetolactate synthase large subunit, with translation MTEQATGAHHPQPRPRGQQSAPVEHVTGAKSLIRSLEEVGVDTVFGIPGGTILPAYDPMMDSEKVRHVLVRHEQGAGHAATGYAQATGKVGVCMATSGPGATNLVTPIADAYMDSVPLVAITGQVVSNAIGTDAFQEADIVGITMPITKHSFLVTKAEDIPKAIAEAFHIASTGRPGPVLVDIPKDILQAQTTFSWPQTQDLPGYRPVTKPHAKQIREAAKLITAAKRPVLYVGGGVLKAHATAELKVLAELTGAPVTTTLMALGAFPDSHPLHVGMPGMHGAVTAVTALQKADLIVALGARFDDRVTGKLDSFAPFAKIVHADIDPAEIGKNRVADVPIVGDAREVIADLVQAVQKEHSEGHKGDYSAWWKDLSRWRDTYPLGYDQPEDGSLSPQNVIERIGRLAPEGTIFAAGVGQHQMWAAHFIQYEKPATWLNSGGAGTMGYSVPAAMGAKAGMPDRAVWAIDGDGCFQMTNQELTTCALNNIPIKVAIINNGALGMVRQWQTLFYNQRYSNTVLHSGPDDVQANKGTRVPDFVKLSEAMGCYAIRCERPEDLDKVIEEANSINDRPVVVDFIVHEDAMVWPMVAAGTSNDEVMAARGVRPDFGDNEDD
- a CDS encoding putative bifunctional diguanylate cyclase/phosphodiesterase yields the protein MSAPGTVITARRLFQGGGSSLASQLVFALLCGGYATGSALGWGSDRLALFMGDFGLSAAAAVAAVSNFAYARSRRSRIRPAWILFSVSSAMASLGNGVWGWYEVVLQRPVPTPSLADLFFLCFAPPAIVGLLVLAKRPFTKAGWVCLALDSWLIAGSLITLSWSLALVHTARFEGQSVTRTALSLAYPLLDIVLVSMVLALHFRRSPGNRTAVNTAIGALALTVMCDALFTSPLLHASYHSGEILDAGWFAGSLLLAYAPWVGPRRGEHDGGPAFARYQVTRPISGSLAALTPYLAAAVCTLGILYNVLNGQSIDRVVLFTACTVVLALVVRQGIMLLDNITLTQELAQKENHFRSLVQGSSDVIMIAAPNGVLRYVSPAAAGVYGRDAEELVGSELASIIHPEDLGRVVHEVRRFLAASQIEEPTTRIECRFRSGTGTWLNVESTVNRHHGGLILNSRDVTERVRLQAQLQHNAEHDPLTDLPNRALFTKRVGLALGGRRATDRGTAVLFIDLDGFKQVNDTIGHQAGDELLVQAARRLAASVRSGDTAARLGGDEFAALIVGDGGRDDTAREQHIYELADRLRVTLSQPYAIDGNDVRVAASIGVAFAEPDVSAGELLRNADLAMYRAKAAGKGRVELYAPQMQADVVRKAELATRLRTALHEGEFALLHQPVVSLDSGRITSVAAQARWRSTQGILFTPAEFLRTAEDGERTAELGRWMLEEAVEQAAERGRRGHAVPVAVRIGARRLLDRSLPLGSIEALLTRHGLPSGALVIELADSDPRVPLDELERRLTVLRRLGVRIALDGFGSGYAAITALRRLPVDVLKLDRSLVEGVVESARLHKITSGLLRIAGDLGLNSVADGVDLPEQVVALRAMGCTHGQGMAFSGPLDEYRLRRALASGGYPVPSGPAEPVFAGVPAPSVRAALLRSHNETPVPPT
- a CDS encoding 2-hydroxyacid dehydrogenase, with amino-acid sequence MSAEVSADVWLPFRADEVPGLPEGLNYRFWDGGPDFPADPADCAFYVVPYMKGADVGVRPMAQMTSVRAVQTLSAGVDHVQGGLKSLPSGVQLCNARGVHEASTAELTLALILASLRGIPGFVRGQEGEEWRSGFYPALADKNVLIIGYGSIGSAIEDRLAPFECARVVRVARSARTTARGPVHPLTELPALLPDADVVILSTPLNEATRGLANAAFLARLKDGALLVNVARGPVVDTEALLVELESGRITAALDVTDPEPLPQGHPLWHAPGVLVSPHVGGSTSAFWPRAKRLLAAQLTRFAAGEPLENVVLTTD